The Nostoc sp. 'Lobaria pulmonaria (5183) cyanobiont' DNA window GTCATCATGCACATCGCAGGGCGATTAAGTACTTTGTCGCCAAATGGGCAAACACGGTTGCCAAAGACAATTTTTTCATCATCCTGCTCAATGACATAAAAATCGCCTTGGATTCGTTTTTTTAAATCAATCAAGACATCAGCTACCTGTTTGCGGGAAAGATTTGAGACTTCCAGGGCAGATTTGTAATCTTGGTTTAGATGCCTAGCCATCCTTTGACCAACTACACTAATAAATCCAGAAGCTTCTTCTAAACCAACTACATCCTGCAAAGTACCAGATAATTCTCTAATTAGTGTACGTAAAAATATATCGCGTTCCAAAGAAAGATTAAGCGTAGCTATTGAGTGCTTAGGTGCATCGATCATAAATTTTGAAGATACAATCTTGAAAGTACAGTTATATATAGAGTTCCCCAAAATGCCTCTAAAGTAACTACTTAATCTTTTTATTCTGAGAATTTAGTGTTTGCTTTTGGTTATAATGA harbors:
- a CDS encoding methanogen output domain 1-containing protein gives rise to the protein MIDAPKHSIATLNLSLERDIFLRTLIRELSGTLQDVVGLEEASGFISVVGQRMARHLNQDYKSALEVSNLSRKQVADVLIDLKKRIQGDFYVIEQDDEKIVFGNRVCPFGDKVLNRPAMCMMTSNVFGTIAANNLGYAKVELQETIARGYSGCKVIVYLKLTEEAEDAEGREYFRGLESV